From the Lysinibacillus fusiformis genome, the window AATAATATTACCCTTTGTTTCTTTTAAATGTGGTAGTGCTGCTTGCATTAAATAGAAGGTTGGATAAAAACCTGTCCCAAATGACAAGTCAAGATCTGCTTGTGTAGTTTCTTCTATTGTAACTTGTTTAGCAGCATGAGCGTTATTAACTAGCACATCTAGTTTACCGTATTTTTCTACGACTGTATCAATAATTTTTGGTAATTCATCGCGTTCCATTAGATTCGCCTGTAAAAACATAGACTGTGGAGACATTTCTTGTAATTCTTTTGCCATTGCCTCGCCTGCTTCTGCATTTAAATCCACAATTGTGACAATCGCCCCTTCCTTTACCATAGATTTTGCCATTCCACTACCAATACCACCTGCACCACCAGTAATGATGACTACTTTGTTTTGTAGTTTACCCATTGCAACAACATCTCCTTCTTGTTTGTCTGTAAATAGTTTAACATTAAACTATTTAATTTTAAACTAAATTACTTCAGATAAAAAAGCCTATTCTGGTTAATCCAAAATAAGCTTTTCTAAAATTGACCTTTCCTGCAGGATCGTGCTGATTACTTTTTTCAAGCCCTCTATTTCTGATTTGATATTACACCAAATATAGACCCTTTAATGTATGGTTGTCCTTGTAATGACTGCAATTGTTCTGGTGTACCAGTTACTACCGCTCCAGTTATTTTCACATCACTTTTCTCCAGGGTCCCATTTTCCCCTATTAAAGCTTGATAAACCTGGTTTGTTTCCCACTCAAAGTTCTTGCCTTTACGAAGAAGCTCAATGTTTCGAATAAAGGTGTCAACCTCGTCGCTTGAAGAACGTCGGGGTTTTGGTTTGGATTGCTCTGATTGGAAGCCGTAAATGTACGGATGATTAGCTGCAATCGTATGCTGTCCTTGCTTAATAAAATCTAGCGTATCATCTGTATAAGCATCCACCCACCACCAATCTACTTGCACTTCAGGCGGTAGCTTGCTTTTAATGTCGTCAAAACGATAGGCATTATCAAAAGAAATAGCTAATTCTACTAAAGTATTTTTCTCCAATTGATTCAGTTCACTAATATTATCTTTATAATGATCGTATGCAATTTTAGGGTGATAAAAAAACATTTCTCGATCACCCGTGTAGTCATTAAACCGTTCGAATTGATGTGTTTCTGCCAGTGATTCTGAACCTTCTATTTGGATGGAGCTAGAAAAGGAAGTGAATGTAAGCGTTCCAAACAGATTATAATCACTTTCGATAGGCTTCCAAATATAGGGTCGATGCTGATCTCCAAGCACCTTATAGGTTGTTGTTGTTATTTTTCCTCCAAGCAAATGATCGTCATAAACCTGATTACTAATTTGAACATTGGGCGCACTTATTTCGTTAAATAAATGAATATCATCCATTACTTTTTGAGCACTATTTAACGATAAAGTCCTCAGCCCATACCATAAGGCTATTAGCACAATGGGTGTAACGATCAATGTAATCCCAATCATTTTGACTGTTGACCAAAACCTTGCCCTTCTCATTATTTTTTTCGTTTGTTTATCATCAAACAAAAATTCATTTTCTTCTTTATTCATCATGAATATCCTCCTTAAATCGTTCAGTAAATTCTTCTCTAGCACGTCTGACATGCGTTTTTAGTGTGTTTTCATTCTTATTCATTAAGGCTGAAATTTCCTTATACGATAACCCCAGCTCATATTTCAGGATTAATAATTCCTGATGCAAAATGGATAGCGTTTCGAGTGTATTCTGTATGTCCTTTAATTTTTCTTTTTTTAGCATCTGGATCTCAGGAATATGAATGAATGAAGTCAATTGAACTTCCTCTAATTCTGTTGTTGGATGACGTGTTTCTTTTCTCTTGAGATCATAAAATTGATTGGTTGCTACACGATATAACCAGCTCATTACTTTGTCTGAGTGAATTCCATTTTTATGTAATAAAAATTTATAACATGTATCTTGGACGATATCTTCTGCATCCTCATGGGCTAACCCACGTTTTCTCAAATAACGATATAGCAGCGTTCCTGCTTGCTGTAGAAACGCATTCATTGATTGCTTTACCATGTCCACCTCCCTTCTGCCTATACAACGCAGAACGCCATGAAAAGTTTACATATTACAAAAAGTTCCCATTAAATATTTTAGTTTACCGAAAACAAACTACATTTATTTTCAAATACATACAAGCATCTTTTTTATTTGACAAGAATATACTGTAGCAGCTAGCTAAAATCACTTTCAAGAAAGGAGTTGTGGATGATGGGTGCTAAATGGATAAAGGTTTCAGTCTTTTATTTATTGATTGTTTTTGCT encodes:
- a CDS encoding SDR family NAD(P)-dependent oxidoreductase; the protein is MGKLQNKVVIITGGAGGIGSGMAKSMVKEGAIVTIVDLNAEAGEAMAKELQEMSPQSMFLQANLMERDELPKIIDTVVEKYGKLDVLVNNAHAAKQVTIEETTQADLDLSFGTGFYPTFYLMQAALPHLKETKGNIINFASGAGIQGHETQAAYAAAKEAIRGISRVAANEWGRFGINVNIISPLADSPGVQAWAKAQPEYYEAVRSKIPLGRFGDTEQDIGRVAVFLASDDSQYITGQTIMVDGGSLMLH
- a CDS encoding anti sigma factor C-terminal domain-containing protein, which codes for MMNKEENEFLFDDKQTKKIMRRARFWSTVKMIGITLIVTPIVLIALWYGLRTLSLNSAQKVMDDIHLFNEISAPNVQISNQVYDDHLLGGKITTTTYKVLGDQHRPYIWKPIESDYNLFGTLTFTSFSSSIQIEGSESLAETHQFERFNDYTGDREMFFYHPKIAYDHYKDNISELNQLEKNTLVELAISFDNAYRFDDIKSKLPPEVQVDWWWVDAYTDDTLDFIKQGQHTIAANHPYIYGFQSEQSKPKPRRSSSDEVDTFIRNIELLRKGKNFEWETNQVYQALIGENGTLEKSDVKITGAVVTGTPEQLQSLQGQPYIKGSIFGVISNQK
- a CDS encoding RNA polymerase sigma factor, translated to MVKQSMNAFLQQAGTLLYRYLRKRGLAHEDAEDIVQDTCYKFLLHKNGIHSDKVMSWLYRVATNQFYDLKRKETRHPTTELEEVQLTSFIHIPEIQMLKKEKLKDIQNTLETLSILHQELLILKYELGLSYKEISALMNKNENTLKTHVRRAREEFTERFKEDIHDE